A genomic stretch from Amia ocellicauda isolate fAmiCal2 chromosome 23, fAmiCal2.hap1, whole genome shotgun sequence includes:
- the asrgl1 gene encoding isoaspartyl peptidase/L-asparaginase isoform X2 has translation MLPVIVAHGGAGYILPDREASAIAGVREAVLHGYSILQRGGTALDAVEETVVLLENNPKFNAGCGSVLNELGEVEMDAIIMDGKTLNSGAVSAIRRIANPIKLSRLVMEKTSHLCLTDQGASRFAKEMGIPEVPEESLITEYSRMRWQKLKESGLDPVETQMYAASFDLTCPVLLVNWCGAYADNQVGAVSPTGHGEAIMKVTLSRLILFHMEQGKSPKEAADAALGYMYERVQGLAGVVVVDKTGDWSARFNSRQMSWAAAKNNQLHYGIYKDQINTEPIPKT, from the exons ATGTTGCCAGTTATTGTGGCTCACGGTGGTGCCGGGTACATTCTCCCAGATAGGGAAGCGTCGGCCATCGCTGGAGTGCGTGAAGCTGTTCTTCATGGGTACAGCATCCTTCAACGTGGTGGGACCGCGCTGGACGCTGTGGAAGAGACCGTAGTGCTTTTAGAGAATAACCCAAAGTTTAATGCTG GCTGTGGATCTGTCCTGAATGAATTGGGAGAGGTTGAAATGGATGCTATCATCATGGATGGAAAAACTCTGAATAGTGGAGCAGTGTCTGCTATCAGAAGAATTGCAAACCCGATTAAACTATCGAGACTTGTTATGGAAAAG ACGAGTCATCTATGTCTGACTGACCAAGGTGCTTCTAGGTTCGCCAAAGAAATGGGCATCCCTGAAGTGCCAGAGGAGTCCTTGATAACAGAGTACTCCCGGATGAGGTGGCAAAAGCTCAAGGAGTCTGGATTGGACCCAGTGGAAACTCAGATGTATGCAGCATCCTTTGACCtgacctgtcctgtcctgttaGTGAACT GGTGTGGTGCTTATGCAGATAACCAGGTGGGTGCAGTATCCCCGACTGGGCACGGCGAGGCCATCATGAAGGTGACATTGAGCAGACTCATCCTGTTTCACATGGAGCAAG GAAAGTCACCTAAGGAGGCTGCTGATGCTGCTTTGGGATACATGTATGAAAGAGTTCAGGGTCTTGCAGGTGTCGTGGTAGTTGACAAGACCGGTGACTGGTCCGCCCGTTTCAACAGCAGGCAAATGTCATGGGCAGCGGCCAAGAACAACCAGCTTCACTATGGCATTTACAAGGATCAGATCAATACTGAGCCCATTCCTAAAACTTAG
- the asrgl1 gene encoding isoaspartyl peptidase/L-asparaginase isoform X1: MLPVIVAHGGAGYILPDREASAIAGVREAVLHGYSILQRGGTALDAVEETVVLLENNPKFNAGCGSVLNELGEVEMDAIIMDGKTLNSGAVSAIRRIANPIKLSRLVMEKTSHLCLTDQGASRFAKEMGIPEVPEESLITEYSRMRWQKLKESGLDPVETQMGKTGTVGAVAIDSEGNIASATSTGGMLNKMVGRVGDTPCIGCGAYADNQVGAVSPTGHGEAIMKVTLSRLILFHMEQGKSPKEAADAALGYMYERVQGLAGVVVVDKTGDWSARFNSRQMSWAAAKNNQLHYGIYKDQINTEPIPKT, from the exons ATGTTGCCAGTTATTGTGGCTCACGGTGGTGCCGGGTACATTCTCCCAGATAGGGAAGCGTCGGCCATCGCTGGAGTGCGTGAAGCTGTTCTTCATGGGTACAGCATCCTTCAACGTGGTGGGACCGCGCTGGACGCTGTGGAAGAGACCGTAGTGCTTTTAGAGAATAACCCAAAGTTTAATGCTG GCTGTGGATCTGTCCTGAATGAATTGGGAGAGGTTGAAATGGATGCTATCATCATGGATGGAAAAACTCTGAATAGTGGAGCAGTGTCTGCTATCAGAAGAATTGCAAACCCGATTAAACTATCGAGACTTGTTATGGAAAAG ACGAGTCATCTATGTCTGACTGACCAAGGTGCTTCTAGGTTCGCCAAAGAAATGGGCATCCCTGAAGTGCCAGAGGAGTCCTTGATAACAGAGTACTCCCGGATGAGGTGGCAAAAGCTCAAGGAGTCTGGATTGGACCCAGTGGAAACTCAGAT GGGGAAAACGGGCACAGTTGGTGCTGTGGCGATCGACTCTGAAGGGAACATAGCCAGCGCTACTTCTACTGGAGGAATGTTGAATAAGATGGTGGGACGGGTTGGTGATACACCTTGTATTG GGTGTGGTGCTTATGCAGATAACCAGGTGGGTGCAGTATCCCCGACTGGGCACGGCGAGGCCATCATGAAGGTGACATTGAGCAGACTCATCCTGTTTCACATGGAGCAAG GAAAGTCACCTAAGGAGGCTGCTGATGCTGCTTTGGGATACATGTATGAAAGAGTTCAGGGTCTTGCAGGTGTCGTGGTAGTTGACAAGACCGGTGACTGGTCCGCCCGTTTCAACAGCAGGCAAATGTCATGGGCAGCGGCCAAGAACAACCAGCTTCACTATGGCATTTACAAGGATCAGATCAATACTGAGCCCATTCCTAAAACTTAG